Below is a genomic region from uncultured Sunxiuqinia sp..
TTATCCGCAATATCCAACTCTGCCCGATGCAGCGCTAACTGATGAGCCTGATTTTCTTTGCTCAATGAATCACTTATCGCAACATAGCTTTTATAATTTTTAAGTGATTCTGCATAAAGGTTCATCCGTTCCAAGATCTGAGCTTGCAACAAATAAGCCTTTAAACTAAGTTCCTTTAATCCTACTTTTACCGACTCTTCGATACAATATTCAGCATGCTTTCTGGCATCTCGCAGTTTTCCCTCTTTCATGTCGACAAAACCAAGAATGAGCTTTGCATTAATGACTCCTTCTTCCATTTTTGCACGTTGAAATACTTCCAAAGCTTCTTCAGCATATCGCCTGGCCGAATCTAATTTCTCGATCTTTGAGAAGGTTTCAGCATACCCAACCTTTCCAACAGCAAGATAAAATTCACTAATTTCATTGGTTTTTGCCAACTCAAATATTTGGTTATAATATTTGAAAGCCATTTTATACTGGCTCTTATCTTTATAAATCTCTGCAATATTGTTGATTACCACTACTTTCCCCAAAATATCTCCAATCAACTCGTGTTTACGAAGAGTTTTTCGGTAATATTCCAATGCCAAATCATACTCTTTCCAGGAATGATAGTTTACCGCAATGTTGTTCAATATTCTTGCTGTAACCGATACATTGTCGGTCGATTCAAAATACAGTAGTGCTTCGATCATATTTTTAAGCCCACCTGCCCGATCTCCTTTATTCGTTAAAATTGAACCGATATTAAACTTTGCTCTTGCTTTCCATCCCGGCAAGTTGGCTTCCGTTGCAACCCGCAAAGTTTGTTTGAACAAGCTTAATGCTTCTTCGTAATCTCCCATATTCATTCGGTAGGCCGCTAAGGAGCTCAAGCCAATACTGATGTATTTCTGATTATTTAACTTTCTGGCAAGTTCTAATCCCGGAGTTAAATACTCTTTCCCTTTTTGAAACTCCCCGGTAAAAATATATCCGGTTCCAATTAACAAATTGGCATAACAAGATTGATCATTCTGAACAGAATCACCCAAGATGACCAGTGAACGCTCGGCATATTCTATTGACTTAACCGGAACGATATACATGTACTCTTCTGCAAGAGTAAGGTATACATCCACCAGCTCAGCACCTTCAAATTGGGGAACCAACGCCTCTAAACTATCGATTTTTGATTTTTCTGACTGAGCATTATGAAAAAGGCCAGTGAGAAGAATAACGAGTAACAATATATGTCTCAATGCAAAGGCTTTTGTTTAATAAGTAAAAATAGCCTTATTTATGAGTTTGTCAAAATTATTTATGTAAACATTACACGATACAGACGGGCAATCTCATCCTGCAGTTCTGCGAGGCTAAAACTACGGCTTTTGCGAAGGTATTCATGTCCTCCGAATACAAGCTGAATAGTTGGCACTGCGAATATCCTATTTTGTGCCGATAGTCTAGGAGAGGTGTTTAAGTTGATATAAAACAATTTGATTTTTGGAAAATTGTCACTCAGCAATTCTTCAATTTGGGGCTTTAGAACTTTACACACTTGACAATCGTCGGTAGAAAAGTAAAATAATAACGCCTGTTCTTTTCGAATTAGCTCGTTATATTTTTCGAGTGTTTCAACAGGTGTGTACATTTAATAGGCTCCAATACTCAACAACACCAAGGTACAAGCTTCCTGAACTTCGATGCCCTTATCGGCCAATCGACCAGCAAGTTCTTCGTTCTCAGTTCCCGGATTAAAAATCACACGCCGAGGTTTTAGGTCGATCAAATAATTATAGTAGCCAGATTGATGACGAGGCCCGACATAGAGTGTTACTGTATCGAGGTCATCATACAATAACCTGTCGGTGTCAAACTCAACATCATCAACCCGCCCAGCTCTCGGAGCAATGGCAACTACCGGATGCTGATGCTTTCTCAAAGCCCTGATTGCTTTGTTGGAATATCTTTCAGGTTTCTCACTCGCACCAATTACCAATGTCTTTTTCCCCATCACGTCTTTTTCATTAGTAAAACAACCGCATGAGCAGAGATTCCTTCTTCACGCCCTTCAAAACCTAATTTCTCAGTGGTGGTTGCTTTTATTGAAATTGATTCGGTGTCGGATTGAAGCACTTCTGTAAGTGTTTTTTCCATTGCCGGAATATGATTCATCAACTTGGGTCTTTGAGCAGCAATTGTAATGTCGGCATTGCCTAGCACATAACCCTTCGATTCAACCAGATCCTTTACTTTAGCCAACAGCTTTTTACTATCAATATTTTTGTAGTCTGCTGAATTATCCGGAAAATGAAACCCAATGTCACGAAGTTTTACTGCACCCAACATGGCATCACAAAGCGCATGAATAAGCACATCGCCATCTGAATGAGCAACAGTTCCTTTGTCATGCTTAATTTGAACACCGCCTAGCCAAAGGCTTTCTCCATCTGCCATTTGGTGCACATCGTAGCCATAGCCAATTCGAAAAGGGTTCATCTTCGTTGATTACTAAACGATTCGAAATCAAACGAAAGTGTAAATCTCAAGGTATTTGCCAGCGGATGATTTTGCTCCGTAGGCATGAGGTACGAAAAGTCCAATGCAAATACATTCAACTTTAGTCCTGCTCCGGCAGAAAAATATTTTCTGTTACCCTTATTCTCATGCTCATAAAAATATCCGGCACGTAAGGCAAATTGCTTGTTGTACCAGTATTCGGCGCCAAAGGATAGGTTAACTTCCTGAAGTTCTTCAGAAAATCCGCCCGGAGCATCGCTAAATGAACTAAATATACCCGCAATAGGAGACTTATCTTCACCATAACGATCGCCGAAAATATCGACAGTATCCAAAGCTGGTGTTGGAACAAGTAGTTTATTAATGTCAAAATAAAAACCAATGGTATTATACCTGTCCATTTCGGTTTTATAACCAACCCCTAACCTTAAGTTTGTAGGAATAAAATCTTTCTGCTCACCATCAGTATACGATATCTTGCTACCAATATTAGTGATTGCAACACCTGCTGAGATAGTTGATTCTTTGCGATTCACCCTCATATCATTTTGGTAATAAAAAGAGATATCGGCAGCATATGAATTTCCCGGTGTAATTCCTTCCTGTCCGGGAGCCAAATCAGAATGAATATACCTCAAGGCAACAGATCCTGAAAAGTAGTCGGATAACAAACGGGTATAGGCAACATCAAATGCAAATTCGTTCGGACTTTGTGTTCCCTGAAATGTACCTTCATTGCTCATAAAAGAAATGTCACCCAACGAAAAATAACGAAGAGATGCACTAAACGATTGCAAGTCATCTAACTTTTTATGACCAACCAGATATGCCAAATTAATATCATCAACCAGGTTTCGCAACCAAGGAGTATAGGATAAAGCAACTCCCATCTCACTTTCGATGAAAGCATATTTAGCAGCGTTCCAATGTTGAGAGTTCATATCAGGTGTTGTTGCAGCACCAACATCTCCCATCGCACCTGCACGCGAGTCGGGAGCAATTTGAAGAAATGGCACACCTGTTAAAATTGTATTCGCACCTGTTGTCGATTTTTTTTGCGCAAAAGTTTTGTTTGTCAATAAACCTAGTCCAATTAAGGTTATAAGAACCACGAATCGTCTTTCCATTATTTCTATTTCAAAAAATTGAGTTGCAAATATATATCATTGCAGCAGAGTTACCAAGCTGCAAGCACAAGATTGAAAACGTAAAAAATTCTTAAAAAGTATGTATTCGTCAGTACTAATATCTGGAAATAATTATTTTTCCTGATTTACTGGCAGAATATCCGTCGTTGGCGATAATGGTTACGCGATATAAATATGCACCATTTCTGATTAATAATTGGTTCTCGTTGATTTGCCATTTCAGAGGTAAACTTTCGGCACCATTTGATGCCAATTGCTGCTCTAACACTTCGACGAGACTCCCCGAAAAATTAAAAATCTCCAACTTGGCATCGAAGGATTCATCTGGTCGGTTATGTGTGAAAACAATATTTGTAAATTCGGTAGCCGGATTAGGATAGGCCTCCACTTCTACAATTTCAAGCTTATCGTCCACCACAAATTGAATTTCAACCTCTGTTGAATTATTGAGTACATCCCAAACTTTAAGTTTTAGTGTGTGTTCACCAACTGATAAATCATTAAGCGGATAAATGATCTGTCCTTTTTTATAACTATCCTTTTCGCTTAAATAATAATCATTCAGCACTTGGATGTTTGAATAATCATTATCCAAAATAGCCGTGATATCATGTCCAATGCCCACACCAATTGTATTAATTCCGTTTTCATCTTTAACATCAGCTATTAGAATTGAGTTTTTGCCAACCTCGTCTCCAGATTGAAAATTTTCATCATTCAAATACAAATTGACATTCGGCCCCTGATTGTCATTTATTGTGTTATTTGAAGCACCACCAATATAAAAATCCTCCAAAACACCCTGAGCATCAACCTCTCCATTATTGGCATAATAAGATATCTTCCCTTCACCCACAGCATATGAGATATCTTTTGGAACGATAAAAGTAAATTCAAATTCTCCTCCGGACACTGTAGTTACTCCTTTATAAATGATACGATCCTGAACCTTAAAATTGAATGGTTTCTCTCCTCCATTACCAAGTGTTTCAACATCATATTCTTTATCGTAAACCTCGATAACTAAATCACCTTCAAAACCAGCTAGCAAAGCTCCGGTCTGATCAGCAACCTGGCCGGTAATTGTAACCGTAGACAACGAACCTATGGTATCAGTCATTTGAGCAACCGGCACTCCATTGATAGTTTCGGTTTGAACTCTATATTTCGGAAAAGCTAAACTCAGCGCAGGATCAGCAAGAAGTGTGAAATTTCGCTTATTAATTCCGGTATTAATTCCATTTTTTGAAAGCCTCAACATATCTCCCATCCGGAGTTTATCTCCATTTTGATCTTGACTAAACACATGTTCATAGAATTCCTTATTTATAACGAAATTAGGACCTGAGTATACT
It encodes:
- a CDS encoding tetratricopeptide repeat-containing sensor histidine kinase, which encodes MRHILLLVILLTGLFHNAQSEKSKIDSLEALVPQFEGAELVDVYLTLAEEYMYIVPVKSIEYAERSLVILGDSVQNDQSCYANLLIGTGYIFTGEFQKGKEYLTPGLELARKLNNQKYISIGLSSLAAYRMNMGDYEEALSLFKQTLRVATEANLPGWKARAKFNIGSILTNKGDRAGGLKNMIEALLYFESTDNVSVTARILNNIAVNYHSWKEYDLALEYYRKTLRKHELIGDILGKVVVINNIAEIYKDKSQYKMAFKYYNQIFELAKTNEISEFYLAVGKVGYAETFSKIEKLDSARRYAEEALEVFQRAKMEEGVINAKLILGFVDMKEGKLRDARKHAEYCIEESVKVGLKELSLKAYLLQAQILERMNLYAESLKNYKSYVAISDSLSKENQAHQLALHRAELDIADKENEIKLLQKNNEIKDLQLIKQKSQARTLIVAIALLVIVVALSLVYNGSRKKANLLLQQKNEQILSQHEELIRVNQTKDRFLSIIGHDLRNPIGAFKDMISQLAEFPDMFTEELRTQILEELRDEAEGTYFLLDNLLLWAKTQKESIQFKPEKLKLSLIIKNNIILNTRIAEQKSIDLKSEVSDRVFVFADQNMVDLIIRNLLSNALKFTPQKGKIWVRVQQKDDDFYEVSITDTGVGIKKEDIPRIFDGNDLLSTYGTNNEKGSGLGLILCKEFVEVNGGDIQVQSVVDTGSKFSFTLKKYQ
- a CDS encoding CoA-binding protein, giving the protein MGKKTLVIGASEKPERYSNKAIRALRKHQHPVVAIAPRAGRVDDVEFDTDRLLYDDLDTVTLYVGPRHQSGYYNYLIDLKPRRVIFNPGTENEELAGRLADKGIEVQEACTLVLLSIGAY
- the ispF gene encoding 2-C-methyl-D-erythritol 2,4-cyclodiphosphate synthase, which translates into the protein MNPFRIGYGYDVHQMADGESLWLGGVQIKHDKGTVAHSDGDVLIHALCDAMLGAVKLRDIGFHFPDNSADYKNIDSKKLLAKVKDLVESKGYVLGNADITIAAQRPKLMNHIPAMEKTLTEVLQSDTESISIKATTTEKLGFEGREEGISAHAVVLLMKKT
- the porV gene encoding type IX secretion system outer membrane channel protein PorV, which codes for MERRFVVLITLIGLGLLTNKTFAQKKSTTGANTILTGVPFLQIAPDSRAGAMGDVGAATTPDMNSQHWNAAKYAFIESEMGVALSYTPWLRNLVDDINLAYLVGHKKLDDLQSFSASLRYFSLGDISFMSNEGTFQGTQSPNEFAFDVAYTRLLSDYFSGSVALRYIHSDLAPGQEGITPGNSYAADISFYYQNDMRVNRKESTISAGVAITNIGSKISYTDGEQKDFIPTNLRLGVGYKTEMDRYNTIGFYFDINKLLVPTPALDTVDIFGDRYGEDKSPIAGIFSSFSDAPGGFSEELQEVNLSFGAEYWYNKQFALRAGYFYEHENKGNRKYFSAGAGLKLNVFALDFSYLMPTEQNHPLANTLRFTLSFDFESFSNQRR